One Salifodinibacter halophilus genomic region harbors:
- a CDS encoding HlyD family efflux transporter periplasmic adaptor subunit yields the protein LMQLRAPVDGTVQQLAVHTVGGVVTPAQPLLAVVPSREALEVEATVLNKDIGFIRPGQAVTVKIDSFPYTRYGYLT from the coding sequence CTGATGCAATTGCGCGCGCCGGTCGACGGCACGGTCCAGCAGTTGGCCGTGCACACGGTAGGCGGCGTGGTCACTCCGGCGCAGCCGCTGCTGGCGGTGGTGCCCAGCCGCGAGGCGCTGGAAGTGGAAGCGACCGTGCTCAACAAGGACATCGGCTTCATCCGGCCCGGCCAGGCGGTGACGGTCAAGATCGACAGCTTTCCCTACACCCGCTACGGCTATCTCACCG